One genomic region from Terriglobales bacterium encodes:
- a CDS encoding outer membrane lipoprotein carrier protein LolA — protein sequence MSVLRLASIWLTLALGSSAMAAPAPASELEAVLDRMDAAAASFRNAEADFVWDQYQRVVQETDTQKGKVYFRRRGQETQMAAEITVPDRKYVLFADGKVRLYQPRIDQVTEYSTGKNKNEVESFLVLGFGGRGHDLLKSFEVRHAGSEMIEGVKTARLELQPKTQRMRGVFERIVLWIDPERGVSLRQQFFEPSGDYRLAHYNNIRLNQPVAEEVFRLKTTSKTKFVNPQG from the coding sequence ATGAGTGTTCTTCGACTGGCAAGCATCTGGTTGACCCTGGCGCTGGGGAGCAGTGCCATGGCCGCTCCCGCTCCGGCTTCCGAACTTGAGGCTGTGCTGGACCGCATGGACGCCGCCGCGGCGTCGTTCCGCAATGCGGAAGCCGATTTCGTGTGGGATCAGTACCAGCGCGTGGTGCAGGAAACCGATACCCAGAAGGGCAAGGTTTATTTCCGGCGGCGCGGCCAGGAGACCCAGATGGCGGCCGAGATCACCGTTCCCGATCGCAAGTACGTGCTGTTCGCCGACGGCAAAGTGCGGCTGTATCAGCCTCGCATCGACCAGGTGACCGAATATTCGACGGGCAAGAACAAGAACGAGGTGGAGAGCTTCCTGGTGCTGGGTTTCGGCGGACGCGGACACGATCTGTTGAAGTCGTTCGAGGTGCGCCACGCGGGCAGCGAGATGATCGAGGGCGTGAAGACCGCACGGCTGGAGTTGCAGCCCAAGACGCAGAGAATGCGGGGCGTGTTCGAGCGCATCGTGCTGTGGATCGACCCGGAGCGCGGCGTTTCCCTGCGACAGCAATTTTTCGAGCCTTCCGGTGACTACCGTCTGGCCCATTACAACAACATCCGCCTGAATCAACCGGTGGCGGAAGAAGTTTTTCGCCTGAAAACCACCAGCAAAACCAAGTTCGTGAATCCGCAGGGCTAG